The Trichomycterus rosablanca isolate fTriRos1 chromosome 22, fTriRos1.hap1, whole genome shotgun sequence genome has a window encoding:
- the gpatch8 gene encoding G patch domain-containing protein 8 isoform X1, which yields MADRFSRFNEERDFQGGNHFDQYDDGQLEIEQASLDKPIESDNIGHRLLQKHGWKLGQGLGKTMQGRTDPVPLSLKYDVMGMGRMEMELDYADDATEKRRVLEVEKENTEELQQKYKDFAEKEKAIAKALEDLRANFYCELCDKQYQKHQEFDNHINSYDHAHKQRLKELKQREFARNVSSRSRKDGKKQEKMLRRLHELAEQRKQAECVPGSGPMFKQTTVAVDGEEGGFSSIDGVPMSMDSMNEESSGEEKSSCASVGQSSPKPGPTISFSLRKNTASPTPSAGSQTPKVSVSFSFAKKAPAKLETAAAVFADPGEEVVDEEEGEEETMEEKAAGEGGTTSSTESPRSVTGGASGGEEQPQADDGGTLANTLNKLKMMMKEEGYSGQEPQYYHYMPPAHCRVKPHFQFLLFMKASDQCGSQEEDENGEEEQKAEEKDEGQKESKDDTCKSDKDTVNESVKEQGTNSASSPEVKTDDVLESTSAVVENAVADSLGTTSQPSEAKQAESEPLDTGPHLPTGPFFPVLSKDESTTLQWPSELLDFTKARPSLSYSCNPLYFDFKSSRNKSNRGGKANKPAKPADAEGSKTKDTSGEASTSLPPVVNTDKKEDLSLKEKKAEDEKDKKIENAEDGATGSKKKKKKKKHKKSSKRSKKKEKEKAAVEGEAEAEAEMPGEKTKKKKKHKRKKNKNKVHTEEDKKAGENKEQKDKDDKSGASAPAEGTLASEGGRRKRVYNEVSQKTDEGSAGKSKTLEEHNGTKRVKSDPGTSATSCSASAQKSPGGGRRPSSESEEDGGSSSQRSRRPHRRSTSPRERRHHSKDSRQSGRSHSRSSRRGDRNHRRNRGQASRSQSYSSSSERSSAGSSAYSRRSRSYSDSYSDYSDGEHRSSKRRSSDSEYERRSGGRSRRRHYSSSSSEEDSRSRSRSHSRRKHRRRRHNRSSSRSYSRSSRSSSERSYRRSSYSRSRSSGSRSSRSTKASARHSHNRRADSSARRGNFNRGRIYRSQSPRSSSSRAQPRHNSTQASKGSAAGTSDYRNAVTARQLLEKIQSRKSGADSGTGSKAGNKVKDPPQGYFGPKLPPILGSKGILPLFGKMQAGKKPALHSLLRLDDRERLGQGKDSDSSNEVILVEPIREFPPPPPPPPPPAHKQQQKVEEPVSNAAVSEETTNQALEQEGLNESCPAFEHDSTNVVVPYQGEPGQDPNNPIMDGCLMGTEMAQQPTMHAYPGYPMAGMEEEDMGMGCEEDGLAPLESQPITFTPEEMEKYSKLQQAAQQHIQQQLLAKQVKAFPSAAAAAAAVNLAAAANLAPAPPPPPTALQQIHIQQPAISAASATSITTVQHAILQHHAAATAMGIHAHNPHHPHPAHAQLAQVHHIPQHHLTPISLSPLGHTLGHSLGHSLGHSLGHTLGHSLGHSLCHSLGHTGLIPAHPSAFLSGQPIHIIPASALHHAPLALHHIPHAALYPTLFAPRPAAAAAAALQLHPLLHPIFSGQDLQHPPNHGS from the exons GGTGGAAATCACTTTGACCAGTATGACGATGGCCAGCTGGAGATTGAACAGGCCTCCCTAGACAAACCCATAGAATCG GATAACATCGGCCACCGGCTACTTCAGAAACATGGCTGGAAGCTGGGACAAGGCCTTGGCAAGACCATGCAGG GACGGACCGACCCTGTGCCCCTCAGCCTCAAATATGATGTCATGGGCATGGGACGCATGGAGATGGAG CTGGACTACGCCGATGATGCAACAGAGAAACGGCGAGTATTGGAGGTGGAGAAAGAGAACACAGAGGAACTGCAGCAAAAATACAAG GATTTCGCAGAGAAGGAGAAGGCCATCGCAAAGGCTTTGGAAGACCTGAGAGCGAACTTCTACTGCGAGCTATGTGATAAGCAGTATCAGAAACACCAAGAGTTTGACAATCACATCAACTCTTATGACCATGCACACAAACAG AGGCTGAAGGAGCTGAAGCAGAGGGAGTTTGCCAGAAATGTGTCCTCACGTTCCCGCAAGGATGGGAAGAAGCAGGAAAAGATGCTGCGGCGTCTGCATGAGCTGGCAGAACAGAGAAAGCAGGCAGAGTG CGTTCCTGGTAGTGGCCCAATGTTCAAGCAGACCACAGTAGCAGTTGATGGAGAAGAAGGCGGTTTCTCAAGCATTGATGGTGTTCCTATGAGCATGGACAGTATGAATGAGGAATCGTCCGGGGAAGAGAAAAGTAGCTGTGCTAGTGTTGGTCAAAGCTCCCCAAAACCCGGACCTACCATCAGCTTCTCCCTTCGCAAAAACACGGCCTCTCCGACACCTAGTGCTGGATCCCAGACTCCCAAAGTAAGTGTTTCCTTTTCCTTTGCCAAGAAAGCACCTGCTAAACTGGAGACGGCTGCTGCCGTATTCGCTGACCCCGGTGAGGAAGTGGTCGATGAGGAGGAAGGGGAGGAAGAGACAATGGAAGAGAAAGCTGCTGGAGAAGGAGGTACAACGTCCAGCACAGAAAGCCCACGGAGTGTCACAGGGGGCGCATCTGGAGGGGAAGAGCAACCGCAGGCTGATGACGGGGGAACTTTGGCCAACACCCTTAACAAAttaaagatgatgatgaaggagGAAGGTTACTCTGGGCAGGAACCACAATATTATCACTACATGCCTCCGGCACACTGCAGGGTCAAGCCTCATttccagtttcttctgttcatgAAGGCCTCTGACCAGTGTGGCAGCCAGGAGGAGGATGAGAACGGGGAGGAAGAACAGAAGGCCGAGGAGAAAGATGAAGGCCAAAAAGAGTCCAAAGACGATACCTGCAAATCAGATAAGGACACAGTCAACGAGTCTGTGAAGGAACAGGGTACAAATTCAGCCTCCTCACCTGAGGTAAAGACAGACGACGTATTAGAAAGCACATCAGCGGTAGTGGAGAATGCTGTAGCAGATTCCTTAGGTACCACTTCTCAACCCAGTGAAGCTAAGCAAGCAGAATCTGAACCTCTGGACACTGGGCCACACCTGCCGACAGGGCCTTTCTTCCCTGTTCTGAGTAAAGATGAAAGCACTACGTTACAGTGGCCCTCCGAGCTTCTCGATTTCACCAAGGCTCGACCTTCTCTGTCCTACAGTTGCAATCCTCTTTACTTCGACTTTAAGTCGTCCCGGAATAAAAGCAACCGTGGAGGAAAAGCCAACAAACCCGCCAAGCCAGCCGACGCAGAGGGTTCCAAGACGAAAGACACGAGTGGAGAGGCTAGTACATCACTACCACCTGTTGTTAACACTGACAAAAAAGAAGACTTGtccctaaaagaaaaaaaagcagaagATGAGAAGGATAAGAAGATAGAAAATGCTGAAGATGGAGCAACAGGAtccaagaaaaagaaaaagaagaaaaaacacaaGAAGTCGAGCAAGAGgtccaaaaagaaagaaaaagagaaagcagCCGTGGAGGGGGAGGCCGAGGCCGAGGCAGAGATGCCGGGGGAGAAgaccaaaaagaaaaagaaacacaagagaaagaaaaacaaaaataaagttcATACTGAGGAAGATAAAAAGGCAGGAGAGAATAAAGAACAGAAGGACAAGGATGACAAAAGTGGAGCCAGTGCCCCTGCAGAAGGGACGTTGGCTTCAGAGGGAGGAAGGCGCAAACGTGTTTATAATGAAGTTTCACAAAAGACCGACGAGGGGAGCGCCGGCAAGTCCAAAACTTTGGAAGAGCACAATGGTACGAAACGTGTCAAATCTGACCCCGGCACATCTGCCACATCCTGCTCTGCCTCTGCCCAGAAGAGCCCTGGAGGAGGTCGACgccccagcagtgaaagtgaggagGACGGTGGCTCTTCCTCTCAGCGATCACGGCGTCCCCACCGCCGCTCTACATCACCACGTGAACGACGCCACCACAGCAAGGACTCCAGACAGTCAGGACGCTCACATAGTCGTTCCTCTCGCAGAGGAGATCGGAACCATAGGCGGAACAGGGGTCAGGCGTCTCGTAGTCAGTCGTACTCCAGTAGTTCTGAGCGTTCCTCGGCGGGCAGCAGCGCTTACAGTCGGCGCAGCCGCAGCTACTCCGACAGCTACAGCGACTACAGCGATGGAGAACATCGCAGCTCAAAAAGACGGTCTTCAGACTCGGAGTATGAAAGGAGAAGCGGCGGGCGGTCACGCAGAAGGCACTACTCCTCCTCGTCTTCAGAAGAAGACTCTCGTTCGCGTTCACGCTCACACAGTCGCAGGAAGCACCGTAGACGAAGACATAATCGCAGCAGTAGCCGTAGTTACAGCCGAAGCAGTAGGAGTAGCAGCGAGCGCTCGTACAGACGAAGCAGCTACAGCCGCAGTCGCAGCTCAGGTAGTCGCTCCTCCAGATCAACCAAAGCCTCAGCGCGTCACAGTCACAACCGACGTGCTGACAGCTCTGCGCGGCGAGGCAACTTTAACCGCGGTCGCATCTACCGTTCGCAGTCCCCGAGGTCCTCCTCGTCCCGGGCACAGCCACGACACAACTCCACACAAGCATCTAAAGGAAGTGCGGCAGGTACTTCAGACTATCGTAACGCCGTTACAGCACGACAGCTGCTTGAAAAAATCCAGTCCCGCAAGAGCGGAGCGGATTCTGGGACGGGAAGTAAAGCTGGCAACAAAGTCAAGGACCCTCCACAAGGCTACTTTGGGCCGAAGCTACCCCCTATTCTTGGGAGCAAGGGCATATTGCCTCTTTTTGGTAAGATGCAAGCAGGGAAGAAACCAGCGTTACATTCCCTATTGCGGCTGGATGATAGGGAAAGGTTGGGGCAGGGGAAAGACTCTGATTCGAGCAATGAGGTAATCCTCGTGGAGCCTATTCGTGAGTTTCCTCCCCCACCTCCTCCGCCTCCTCCGCCAGCTCATAAGCAGCAACAAAAGGTGGAGGAACCCGTTTCAAACGCTGCAGTTTCAGAGGAGACCACAAACCAGGCTTTAGAACAAGAAGGGCTTAATGAGTCATGTCCAGCGTTTGAACATGATTCAACAAACGTCGTGGTTCCCTACCAAGGAGAGCCTGGACAGGACCCCAACAACCCAATCATGGACGGTTGTTTAATGGGGACTGAAATGGCCCAGCAACCAACCATGCATGCATATCCTGGGTACCCCATGGCTGGTATGGAGGAGGAGGACATGGGCATGGGGTGTGAGGAGGATGGCCTGGCACCATTAGAGAGCCAGCCAATCACGTTCACCCCAGAGGAGATGGAGAAGTACAGCAAGTTACAGCAGGCAGCACAGCAGCACATCCAGCAGCAGCTTTTGGCGAAACAGGTCAAGGCGTTCCCCTCAGCTGCTGCGGCCGCTGCAGCAGTCAACTTGGCTGCTGCTGCCAACCTTGCACCCGCGCCCCCTCCCCCACCCACCGCTTTGCAACAAATCCACATCCAGCAGCCCGCCATATCTGCTGCTTCAGCCACTTCTATTACGACAGTGCAGCACGCCATCCTGCAGCACCATGCGGCTGCCACGGCAATGGGCATCCACGCTCACAACCCACATCATCCTCACCCTGCCCATGCTCAGCTAGCCCAGGTACACCATATACCCCAACACCACCTTACACCTATCTCCTTGTCACCTCTGGGCCACACCTTAGGTCACTCTCTAGGTCACTCTCTAGGTCACTCTCTAGGTCACACTCTAGGCCACTCTCTAGGCCACTCTCTATGCCACTCTTTAGGCCACACAGGCCTGATCCCTGCCCACCCTTCAGCCTTTCTTTCTGGCCAGCCTATTCATATTATCCCCGCCTCTGCCCTTCACCATGCCCCATTAGCTTTGCATCACATCCCACACGCAGCTCTTTACCCTACCCTCTTTGCGCCGCGACCAGCAGCCGCTGCCGCTGCGGCTCTGCAGCTGCACCCTCTCCTTCACCCGATCTTCTCAGGGCAGGATCTTCAACACCCACCCAACCACGGCTCCTGA
- the gpatch8 gene encoding G patch domain-containing protein 8 isoform X2, protein MGMGRMEMELDYADDATEKRRVLEVEKENTEELQQKYKDFAEKEKAIAKALEDLRANFYCELCDKQYQKHQEFDNHINSYDHAHKQRLKELKQREFARNVSSRSRKDGKKQEKMLRRLHELAEQRKQAECVPGSGPMFKQTTVAVDGEEGGFSSIDGVPMSMDSMNEESSGEEKSSCASVGQSSPKPGPTISFSLRKNTASPTPSAGSQTPKVSVSFSFAKKAPAKLETAAAVFADPGEEVVDEEEGEEETMEEKAAGEGGTTSSTESPRSVTGGASGGEEQPQADDGGTLANTLNKLKMMMKEEGYSGQEPQYYHYMPPAHCRVKPHFQFLLFMKASDQCGSQEEDENGEEEQKAEEKDEGQKESKDDTCKSDKDTVNESVKEQGTNSASSPEVKTDDVLESTSAVVENAVADSLGTTSQPSEAKQAESEPLDTGPHLPTGPFFPVLSKDESTTLQWPSELLDFTKARPSLSYSCNPLYFDFKSSRNKSNRGGKANKPAKPADAEGSKTKDTSGEASTSLPPVVNTDKKEDLSLKEKKAEDEKDKKIENAEDGATGSKKKKKKKKHKKSSKRSKKKEKEKAAVEGEAEAEAEMPGEKTKKKKKHKRKKNKNKVHTEEDKKAGENKEQKDKDDKSGASAPAEGTLASEGGRRKRVYNEVSQKTDEGSAGKSKTLEEHNGTKRVKSDPGTSATSCSASAQKSPGGGRRPSSESEEDGGSSSQRSRRPHRRSTSPRERRHHSKDSRQSGRSHSRSSRRGDRNHRRNRGQASRSQSYSSSSERSSAGSSAYSRRSRSYSDSYSDYSDGEHRSSKRRSSDSEYERRSGGRSRRRHYSSSSSEEDSRSRSRSHSRRKHRRRRHNRSSSRSYSRSSRSSSERSYRRSSYSRSRSSGSRSSRSTKASARHSHNRRADSSARRGNFNRGRIYRSQSPRSSSSRAQPRHNSTQASKGSAAGTSDYRNAVTARQLLEKIQSRKSGADSGTGSKAGNKVKDPPQGYFGPKLPPILGSKGILPLFGKMQAGKKPALHSLLRLDDRERLGQGKDSDSSNEVILVEPIREFPPPPPPPPPPAHKQQQKVEEPVSNAAVSEETTNQALEQEGLNESCPAFEHDSTNVVVPYQGEPGQDPNNPIMDGCLMGTEMAQQPTMHAYPGYPMAGMEEEDMGMGCEEDGLAPLESQPITFTPEEMEKYSKLQQAAQQHIQQQLLAKQVKAFPSAAAAAAAVNLAAAANLAPAPPPPPTALQQIHIQQPAISAASATSITTVQHAILQHHAAATAMGIHAHNPHHPHPAHAQLAQVHHIPQHHLTPISLSPLGHTLGHSLGHSLGHSLGHTLGHSLGHSLCHSLGHTGLIPAHPSAFLSGQPIHIIPASALHHAPLALHHIPHAALYPTLFAPRPAAAAAAALQLHPLLHPIFSGQDLQHPPNHGS, encoded by the exons ATGGGCATGGGACGCATGGAGATGGAG CTGGACTACGCCGATGATGCAACAGAGAAACGGCGAGTATTGGAGGTGGAGAAAGAGAACACAGAGGAACTGCAGCAAAAATACAAG GATTTCGCAGAGAAGGAGAAGGCCATCGCAAAGGCTTTGGAAGACCTGAGAGCGAACTTCTACTGCGAGCTATGTGATAAGCAGTATCAGAAACACCAAGAGTTTGACAATCACATCAACTCTTATGACCATGCACACAAACAG AGGCTGAAGGAGCTGAAGCAGAGGGAGTTTGCCAGAAATGTGTCCTCACGTTCCCGCAAGGATGGGAAGAAGCAGGAAAAGATGCTGCGGCGTCTGCATGAGCTGGCAGAACAGAGAAAGCAGGCAGAGTG CGTTCCTGGTAGTGGCCCAATGTTCAAGCAGACCACAGTAGCAGTTGATGGAGAAGAAGGCGGTTTCTCAAGCATTGATGGTGTTCCTATGAGCATGGACAGTATGAATGAGGAATCGTCCGGGGAAGAGAAAAGTAGCTGTGCTAGTGTTGGTCAAAGCTCCCCAAAACCCGGACCTACCATCAGCTTCTCCCTTCGCAAAAACACGGCCTCTCCGACACCTAGTGCTGGATCCCAGACTCCCAAAGTAAGTGTTTCCTTTTCCTTTGCCAAGAAAGCACCTGCTAAACTGGAGACGGCTGCTGCCGTATTCGCTGACCCCGGTGAGGAAGTGGTCGATGAGGAGGAAGGGGAGGAAGAGACAATGGAAGAGAAAGCTGCTGGAGAAGGAGGTACAACGTCCAGCACAGAAAGCCCACGGAGTGTCACAGGGGGCGCATCTGGAGGGGAAGAGCAACCGCAGGCTGATGACGGGGGAACTTTGGCCAACACCCTTAACAAAttaaagatgatgatgaaggagGAAGGTTACTCTGGGCAGGAACCACAATATTATCACTACATGCCTCCGGCACACTGCAGGGTCAAGCCTCATttccagtttcttctgttcatgAAGGCCTCTGACCAGTGTGGCAGCCAGGAGGAGGATGAGAACGGGGAGGAAGAACAGAAGGCCGAGGAGAAAGATGAAGGCCAAAAAGAGTCCAAAGACGATACCTGCAAATCAGATAAGGACACAGTCAACGAGTCTGTGAAGGAACAGGGTACAAATTCAGCCTCCTCACCTGAGGTAAAGACAGACGACGTATTAGAAAGCACATCAGCGGTAGTGGAGAATGCTGTAGCAGATTCCTTAGGTACCACTTCTCAACCCAGTGAAGCTAAGCAAGCAGAATCTGAACCTCTGGACACTGGGCCACACCTGCCGACAGGGCCTTTCTTCCCTGTTCTGAGTAAAGATGAAAGCACTACGTTACAGTGGCCCTCCGAGCTTCTCGATTTCACCAAGGCTCGACCTTCTCTGTCCTACAGTTGCAATCCTCTTTACTTCGACTTTAAGTCGTCCCGGAATAAAAGCAACCGTGGAGGAAAAGCCAACAAACCCGCCAAGCCAGCCGACGCAGAGGGTTCCAAGACGAAAGACACGAGTGGAGAGGCTAGTACATCACTACCACCTGTTGTTAACACTGACAAAAAAGAAGACTTGtccctaaaagaaaaaaaagcagaagATGAGAAGGATAAGAAGATAGAAAATGCTGAAGATGGAGCAACAGGAtccaagaaaaagaaaaagaagaaaaaacacaaGAAGTCGAGCAAGAGgtccaaaaagaaagaaaaagagaaagcagCCGTGGAGGGGGAGGCCGAGGCCGAGGCAGAGATGCCGGGGGAGAAgaccaaaaagaaaaagaaacacaagagaaagaaaaacaaaaataaagttcATACTGAGGAAGATAAAAAGGCAGGAGAGAATAAAGAACAGAAGGACAAGGATGACAAAAGTGGAGCCAGTGCCCCTGCAGAAGGGACGTTGGCTTCAGAGGGAGGAAGGCGCAAACGTGTTTATAATGAAGTTTCACAAAAGACCGACGAGGGGAGCGCCGGCAAGTCCAAAACTTTGGAAGAGCACAATGGTACGAAACGTGTCAAATCTGACCCCGGCACATCTGCCACATCCTGCTCTGCCTCTGCCCAGAAGAGCCCTGGAGGAGGTCGACgccccagcagtgaaagtgaggagGACGGTGGCTCTTCCTCTCAGCGATCACGGCGTCCCCACCGCCGCTCTACATCACCACGTGAACGACGCCACCACAGCAAGGACTCCAGACAGTCAGGACGCTCACATAGTCGTTCCTCTCGCAGAGGAGATCGGAACCATAGGCGGAACAGGGGTCAGGCGTCTCGTAGTCAGTCGTACTCCAGTAGTTCTGAGCGTTCCTCGGCGGGCAGCAGCGCTTACAGTCGGCGCAGCCGCAGCTACTCCGACAGCTACAGCGACTACAGCGATGGAGAACATCGCAGCTCAAAAAGACGGTCTTCAGACTCGGAGTATGAAAGGAGAAGCGGCGGGCGGTCACGCAGAAGGCACTACTCCTCCTCGTCTTCAGAAGAAGACTCTCGTTCGCGTTCACGCTCACACAGTCGCAGGAAGCACCGTAGACGAAGACATAATCGCAGCAGTAGCCGTAGTTACAGCCGAAGCAGTAGGAGTAGCAGCGAGCGCTCGTACAGACGAAGCAGCTACAGCCGCAGTCGCAGCTCAGGTAGTCGCTCCTCCAGATCAACCAAAGCCTCAGCGCGTCACAGTCACAACCGACGTGCTGACAGCTCTGCGCGGCGAGGCAACTTTAACCGCGGTCGCATCTACCGTTCGCAGTCCCCGAGGTCCTCCTCGTCCCGGGCACAGCCACGACACAACTCCACACAAGCATCTAAAGGAAGTGCGGCAGGTACTTCAGACTATCGTAACGCCGTTACAGCACGACAGCTGCTTGAAAAAATCCAGTCCCGCAAGAGCGGAGCGGATTCTGGGACGGGAAGTAAAGCTGGCAACAAAGTCAAGGACCCTCCACAAGGCTACTTTGGGCCGAAGCTACCCCCTATTCTTGGGAGCAAGGGCATATTGCCTCTTTTTGGTAAGATGCAAGCAGGGAAGAAACCAGCGTTACATTCCCTATTGCGGCTGGATGATAGGGAAAGGTTGGGGCAGGGGAAAGACTCTGATTCGAGCAATGAGGTAATCCTCGTGGAGCCTATTCGTGAGTTTCCTCCCCCACCTCCTCCGCCTCCTCCGCCAGCTCATAAGCAGCAACAAAAGGTGGAGGAACCCGTTTCAAACGCTGCAGTTTCAGAGGAGACCACAAACCAGGCTTTAGAACAAGAAGGGCTTAATGAGTCATGTCCAGCGTTTGAACATGATTCAACAAACGTCGTGGTTCCCTACCAAGGAGAGCCTGGACAGGACCCCAACAACCCAATCATGGACGGTTGTTTAATGGGGACTGAAATGGCCCAGCAACCAACCATGCATGCATATCCTGGGTACCCCATGGCTGGTATGGAGGAGGAGGACATGGGCATGGGGTGTGAGGAGGATGGCCTGGCACCATTAGAGAGCCAGCCAATCACGTTCACCCCAGAGGAGATGGAGAAGTACAGCAAGTTACAGCAGGCAGCACAGCAGCACATCCAGCAGCAGCTTTTGGCGAAACAGGTCAAGGCGTTCCCCTCAGCTGCTGCGGCCGCTGCAGCAGTCAACTTGGCTGCTGCTGCCAACCTTGCACCCGCGCCCCCTCCCCCACCCACCGCTTTGCAACAAATCCACATCCAGCAGCCCGCCATATCTGCTGCTTCAGCCACTTCTATTACGACAGTGCAGCACGCCATCCTGCAGCACCATGCGGCTGCCACGGCAATGGGCATCCACGCTCACAACCCACATCATCCTCACCCTGCCCATGCTCAGCTAGCCCAGGTACACCATATACCCCAACACCACCTTACACCTATCTCCTTGTCACCTCTGGGCCACACCTTAGGTCACTCTCTAGGTCACTCTCTAGGTCACTCTCTAGGTCACACTCTAGGCCACTCTCTAGGCCACTCTCTATGCCACTCTTTAGGCCACACAGGCCTGATCCCTGCCCACCCTTCAGCCTTTCTTTCTGGCCAGCCTATTCATATTATCCCCGCCTCTGCCCTTCACCATGCCCCATTAGCTTTGCATCACATCCCACACGCAGCTCTTTACCCTACCCTCTTTGCGCCGCGACCAGCAGCCGCTGCCGCTGCGGCTCTGCAGCTGCACCCTCTCCTTCACCCGATCTTCTCAGGGCAGGATCTTCAACACCCACCCAACCACGGCTCCTGA